The Triticum aestivum cultivar Chinese Spring chromosome 3A, IWGSC CS RefSeq v2.1, whole genome shotgun sequence genome includes a region encoding these proteins:
- the LOC123063178 gene encoding ubiquitin-conjugating enzyme E2 27 translates to MVDVSRVQKELTECNRDSDISGVSIALHDGGSSITHLTGTIAGPRDSPYEGGTFRIDIRLPGGYPFEPPKMQFITKVWHPNISSQNGAICLDILKDQWSPALTLKTALLSLQALLSAPAPDDPQDAVVAQQYLRDKATFVSTARYWTEAFAKSDSTGMEEKVQKLVEMGFPEDMVRSALMSVNGDENMALEKLCSG, encoded by the exons ATGGTGGACGTGTCGCGCGTGCAGAAGGAGCTGACGGAGTGCAACCGGGACTCGGACATCTCCGGCGTCTCCATCGCGCTCCACGACGGCGGCTCCAGCATCACCCACCTCACCGGCACCATCGCCGGGCCCCGCGACAGCCCCTACGAGGGCGGCACCTTCCGCATCGACATCCGCCTGCCAG GTGGCTACCCCTTTGAGCCTCCTAAGATGCAGTTCATCACCAAAGTATG GCACCCGAATATTAGCAGCCAAAATGGAGCAATTTGCTTGGACATACTGAAAGATCAGTGGAGCCCAGCCCTTACCTTGAAGACAGCATTGCTATCCCTTCAAGCTCTTCTTTCTGCTCCTGCCCCTGATGATCCTCAGGATGCTGTTGTTGCACAACAG TATCTGCGTGACAAGGCCACATTTGTCAGTACTGCTCGCTATTGGACCGAGGCATTTGCAAAGAGTGACTCCACCGGCATGGAAGAAAAG GTGCAGAAGCTGGTCGAGATGGGCTTCCCCGAGGATATGGTGAGAAGCGCCCTGATGAGTGTGAACGGCGACGAGAACATGGCTCTCGAGAAGCTCTGCTCTGGCTGA